GCCGTCGGCCTGCATCGACGACCCGGAGGTGGAACCCGGCATACAGAACGCCCACACCCCGCAGATGGGCGAAACCGTAACCATCAACGCCCTCACGGCATCGTCCGTCACGCTGACGGCCACCGTGGTGCAGGCGAACGGGGCTGCCGTCACCGAACGGGGCTTCTGCTGGTCAGAGCAAGCCCACCCGACGGTGGATCACCACACCAAAGTGTTCGGGAAAGGCATCGGCGAATATCAGGGCACCGTGGACGGGCTCGTCAACGGGCGCGACTACTACATCCGCCCCTATGCCCGCAACGCCAAAGGCGTAGCCTACGGTGAGGAGCGAAAGGTGCAGACCCAAACGGGCCTGGGCCTCGTGCATACCTTTATTATAGCCGACAGCACACGCGCAGCCACCGCCGTCTGCGGTGGGCGCATCGAGATCTCGGGCGAGGGCGAGATCCTGGCGCGCGGTGTCTACTACTCCACCTCGCCCGACATGAACCCGAAGGATTCGTTCCTCAGCACATTTACGGCCGACTCTTTCCTCTGTCCTATCCGCGGCCTCAGACCGTCCACTACCTATTACGTCGAGGCCTTTGTTCGCAACCACTTCGGCGTCTACAACGGCATCCGAAAGTCCTTCACCACGACCGACGGCAGGTCCGTCGTCTCCTCTTTGGCTGTCCTCCATGTGAGCTACACCTCCGCCTCCGTGTCGGCGACAGTCCTCTCAGCCGGCGATGCGCCGATCGAGGAGCGCGGCTTCTGCTGGAGCACCCTGCCTGATCCTACCCTCACCAACTCGCCCCACGTGGAGGTCGGCTCCGGCACGGGCCCCTTCACGGGACAGTGCACCGGCCTCGAGGCCAATCGCAAATACTACGTCCGCGCCTACGCGGGCAACCGCGTCTACGGATATTCCTACAGTGCGCCCGACTCCTTCACCACGCTTAGCAGTCTCCCAACCGTCGTCACGCTGCCCGCGTCGACCCTGACTCGAGGCACGGCCACACTGGGCGGACGAATCGTCTCACCGGGCCAGAGTGCCGTCACCTCATGCGGCATCTGCTGGTCGCTGACGGACGAGACGCCGACGCTTTACAACGCCGAATCGGCCGAGCTTACCCTCAGTCCGGGAGGCACCTTCACCGGACAACTCTCCGGCCTCAGGGGGGGGCGCACGTACTACATCCGCGCCTACGCCACCAACGCCGAAGGCACATCGTACGGCGAGACCGTCGTCCAACGCATGCCCTCAATCTTCCGCACCATACCGCACAACTTCCCCGGTGCAGCCCGCCTGCAAGGCACCCCGACATGCTTCGCCACGACTGATCGCGGCTACCTATTGGGCGGTGACATCGGGCCTTACTACAGCGCCGACCTCTACTACTACAGCACCACGACCAACGAGTGGCGACAAATGCTGGCCTGCCCCGCTGGTCCGCTGAAGTGGCAAACGGCCGTCACACTCGGCGGATCGGCCTACGTCTTCGGCGGCATCGACGTGA
The sequence above is drawn from the Tannerella serpentiformis genome and encodes:
- a CDS encoding Kelch repeat-containing protein, giving the protein MNQKYLPYAFLSLLFTLFLTLPSACIDDPEVEPGIQNAHTPQMGETVTINALTASSVTLTATVVQANGAAVTERGFCWSEQAHPTVDHHTKVFGKGIGEYQGTVDGLVNGRDYYIRPYARNAKGVAYGEERKVQTQTGLGLVHTFIIADSTRAATAVCGGRIEISGEGEILARGVYYSTSPDMNPKDSFLSTFTADSFLCPIRGLRPSTTYYVEAFVRNHFGVYNGIRKSFTTTDGRSVVSSLAVLHVSYTSASVSATVLSAGDAPIEERGFCWSTLPDPTLTNSPHVEVGSGTGPFTGQCTGLEANRKYYVRAYAGNRVYGYSYSAPDSFTTLSSLPTVVTLPASTLTRGTATLGGRIVSPGQSAVTSCGICWSLTDETPTLYNAESAELTLSPGGTFTGQLSGLRGGRTYYIRAYATNAEGTSYGETVVQRMPSIFRTIPHNFPGAARLQGTPTCFATTDRGYLLGGDIGPYYSADLYYYSTTTNEWRQMLACPAGPLKWQTAVTLGGSAYVFGGIDVNHRTRNSFYRYDIASNTWYTIASSPAPDSLCLALGVALNGNIFLIGGRGDTATNHVWGYNVAASTWIRQPDFPTQHYGGVALTVGTMVYAGLGRNADGSFNRNLWRTIDLSTWTPETVCSVANGGILAGTTCRNKLYLIDESFTILEYDPATHTWTRRAQLPSDFRGIHCMFTLNDIIYIGLSQQSSTLLAYDPTWDN